A part of Propioniciclava coleopterorum genomic DNA contains:
- a CDS encoding Fpg/Nei family DNA glycosylase, translating to MPEMPEVEGLRAHLEQNLVGRTVTSAQLAAFSALKTFEVPLTALQGLDVTAVERHGKFLAVGVDGLWLAFHLARAGWLTWHDPVPATPVRPSKGPLALRLAFEGVPDSPDADNTGEGPVGFSLTEAGTQKHLAVYVVPDLALVPGIARLGPDPLADGFDLEAFRGVLAEHGRTQLKGLLKDQSVFAGIGNAYSDEILQAARLSPFKLAGSLTPDESAALFEAVRDDLTAAIGRAVGAKPAQLKDGKRTHLRVHGKGGEPCPTCGTTIAEVSFADSFLNYCPGCQTGGKLLADRRMSKLLK from the coding sequence CCGTCACCTCCGCCCAGCTGGCGGCGTTCAGCGCGCTGAAGACCTTCGAGGTGCCGCTCACGGCGCTGCAGGGGCTCGACGTGACCGCGGTGGAGCGGCACGGCAAGTTCCTCGCGGTGGGCGTCGACGGCCTCTGGCTCGCCTTCCACCTCGCCCGCGCCGGCTGGCTGACCTGGCACGACCCCGTCCCGGCGACCCCGGTGCGCCCGAGCAAGGGCCCGCTCGCGCTCCGCCTCGCGTTCGAGGGCGTGCCCGACAGCCCGGACGCCGACAACACCGGCGAGGGCCCGGTCGGGTTCTCGCTCACCGAGGCCGGGACGCAGAAGCACCTGGCCGTCTACGTCGTGCCCGACCTGGCGCTGGTGCCCGGGATCGCGCGGCTCGGCCCCGATCCGCTGGCCGATGGGTTCGACCTCGAGGCGTTCCGCGGCGTCCTGGCCGAGCACGGCCGCACGCAGCTCAAGGGCCTGCTGAAGGACCAGTCGGTGTTCGCGGGGATCGGCAACGCGTACTCCGACGAGATCCTGCAGGCGGCGCGGCTCAGCCCGTTCAAGCTCGCGGGTTCCCTCACCCCCGACGAGTCGGCGGCGCTGTTCGAGGCCGTCCGGGACGACCTGACCGCCGCGATCGGACGGGCCGTGGGCGCCAAGCCCGCCCAACTCAAGGACGGCAAGCGCACCCACCTGCGCGTCCACGGCAAGGGCGGCGAACCCTGCCCCACCTGCGGCACCACGATCGCCGAGGTGAGCTTCGCCGACTCCTTCCTCAACTACTGCCCCGGCTGCCAGACCGGGGGCAAGCTCCTGGCCGACCGCCGGATGTCCAAGCTCCTGAAGTAG